The following are from one region of the Limibacillus halophilus genome:
- a CDS encoding mechanosensitive ion channel family protein, which produces MVRAARLLPTLAVFILLLTLAIQPSHAQQLNDIRQTLADRSGSLNEIDDDLAKQPLTDKLAGQIRDQVERTLDDLNGVKDDIRRLLAPVRTQLAAMGPAPEEGQPAETGQVARERDRLNERAAELEGLLRQGDTIQARAEVVLRQLSLERSATVAAELLQRGPSPLSLEVWRKGLQEASAIASELAHRPVLWWQAARPAVVGWKPYLTVLLALIITLALGALIRHRLKARYGQRSDIETPSYPRAVMAAAIVGLTDSLIPAASAYVLLLLLHQTGLVPDESAPLARGIAMAIIFYSIVGQCARAVLAPQKPQWAIVPLDADRARKAGFHTKLLVAWLSLGTAIWIATEPFRPASAEVSMLFALLGNGITAFFLLPFLGNWLWKQEKPSESGEGENPGTSHLPLLRLFIILAVAAIPLSALFGYANLSYQIASGVVLTAILIGGLLLARTMSNAFVNAIFAPAGKGGWISNQLEITENGSQSIGFWFGLLIDFGLLLLGLPLLLLVWGVPETVIAYGAAEFMQGFTVGGMTFQPVSLFWAVVIFALALIAFRFLRKLLNQRVLSRTRLDVGARHSISAALGYVGFFIALMLAVATMGLDLSNIAIIAGALSVGIGFGLQNVVNNFVSGLLLLIERPIKVGDWIVVGGYEGTVKRISVRSTELETFDRAEVIVPNSELVSAPVVNWTHKTRIVRVTIPVGVAYGSDTRLVEKLLLDCAKDHPDVLSYPAPFVVFMAFGDSSLDFQLRVYARDTNYFITVTSDLHFAIDKAFRENNVEIPFPQRDLHVKNPERVVEVLRNGSKKQSEIPPQGSDD; this is translated from the coding sequence ATGGTGCGCGCGGCCAGACTGCTTCCCACCCTCGCGGTTTTCATCCTCCTGCTAACGCTGGCGATTCAACCAAGCCATGCACAGCAACTCAACGACATACGTCAGACCCTGGCCGACCGGAGCGGTTCGCTAAACGAAATCGATGACGATCTCGCAAAGCAGCCCCTTACAGACAAGCTCGCTGGGCAGATTCGAGACCAGGTGGAACGGACGCTTGATGACCTGAACGGCGTCAAAGACGACATCCGCCGTTTGCTGGCACCCGTGCGCACGCAATTGGCGGCAATGGGACCCGCACCCGAGGAAGGACAACCGGCGGAAACGGGACAGGTCGCACGTGAACGCGATCGGCTGAATGAAAGAGCTGCGGAGTTGGAGGGGTTGCTACGCCAAGGCGATACGATACAGGCGCGCGCGGAAGTCGTGCTACGGCAACTCTCACTCGAACGCAGCGCCACGGTTGCGGCGGAACTCTTGCAGCGCGGTCCCTCGCCTCTTTCATTGGAGGTCTGGCGCAAGGGCCTGCAGGAAGCATCCGCCATCGCGTCGGAGCTAGCCCATCGGCCAGTCCTCTGGTGGCAGGCTGCGCGACCGGCAGTTGTCGGCTGGAAGCCTTACTTGACCGTATTGTTGGCTTTGATCATTACCTTGGCCTTGGGCGCGTTGATACGCCACCGGCTCAAGGCTCGCTACGGTCAGCGCTCGGATATTGAAACGCCCAGCTATCCAAGGGCCGTCATGGCCGCGGCGATCGTGGGGCTGACAGACAGTCTGATCCCCGCCGCCAGCGCCTATGTTCTGCTCTTGCTGTTGCACCAGACCGGTTTGGTTCCCGACGAATCGGCGCCGCTGGCGCGCGGTATCGCCATGGCAATTATCTTTTACAGTATCGTGGGTCAGTGCGCGCGTGCCGTATTGGCGCCGCAGAAGCCGCAATGGGCGATTGTGCCGTTGGACGCAGACCGGGCCCGAAAGGCCGGATTCCACACGAAGCTACTCGTGGCATGGTTGTCGCTGGGAACGGCAATCTGGATCGCAACCGAGCCGTTTCGGCCGGCATCGGCGGAAGTCTCCATGCTCTTCGCATTACTGGGCAACGGAATCACGGCGTTCTTCCTGCTTCCTTTCCTGGGAAATTGGCTCTGGAAGCAAGAGAAGCCATCTGAGAGCGGTGAAGGAGAAAATCCCGGTACCAGCCATCTGCCCTTACTGCGCCTTTTCATAATTCTGGCTGTTGCCGCTATCCCGCTATCCGCCCTGTTTGGCTATGCCAACCTTTCCTATCAGATCGCCAGCGGGGTGGTTCTGACGGCAATACTGATTGGCGGACTGCTTTTGGCACGCACAATGTCCAATGCCTTCGTCAACGCGATTTTTGCCCCGGCAGGAAAGGGCGGCTGGATATCAAATCAGCTGGAGATCACGGAAAACGGCAGCCAATCGATCGGCTTCTGGTTCGGGTTGCTGATCGATTTCGGGCTGCTTCTCCTAGGTTTGCCGCTGCTGCTGCTCGTCTGGGGCGTACCCGAGACGGTCATCGCTTACGGCGCTGCGGAGTTTATGCAGGGATTCACCGTGGGCGGTATGACCTTCCAACCCGTTTCACTTTTCTGGGCGGTGGTGATCTTTGCTTTGGCGCTCATCGCTTTCCGGTTCCTGCGGAAACTTCTTAATCAACGCGTACTGTCGCGCACCCGGTTGGATGTTGGCGCCCGCCACTCGATATCCGCGGCTCTAGGTTATGTTGGCTTCTTCATCGCCTTGATGCTGGCCGTTGCCACCATGGGGCTTGACCTGTCGAACATAGCGATCATTGCCGGTGCCCTGTCGGTCGGCATAGGCTTTGGTTTACAAAACGTGGTGAACAATTTCGTCTCCGGGCTTTTGCTGTTGATTGAGCGGCCCATCAAGGTCGGGGATTGGATTGTCGTCGGTGGCTACGAGGGTACAGTAAAGCGCATCTCGGTTCGCTCCACGGAGTTGGAAACGTTCGACCGTGCGGAAGTCATCGTTCCAAACTCGGAGCTGGTATCCGCGCCCGTGGTCAACTGGACCCACAAAACCCGGATCGTGCGCGTGACGATCCCGGTCGGCGTCGCCTATGGTTCCGACACCCGGCTTGTTGAAAAGCTGCTTCTGGATTGCGCCAAAGACCACCCGGATGTGCTCAGCTATCCAGCGCCGTTCGTCGTTTTCATGGCCTTCGGGGATTCGTCGCTCGATTTCCAGCTACGCGTTTACGCCCGTGACACCAATTACTTCATTACAGTCACCAGCGACCTGCACTTTGCCATCGATAAGGCCTTCCGCGAAAACAACGTGGAGATTCCCTTCCCGCAGCGTGATCTGCATGTGAAGAATCCAGAAAGGGTCGTAGAAGTCCTTCGTAACGGCAGCAAGAAACAAAGCGAGATTCCGCCACAAGGCAGCGACGACTGA
- a CDS encoding DUF924 family protein, with product MSRIEHVLDFWFSPENEPFWFAGDKQFDDRVALRLGDLSRLAFAGALDGWRGSPRGALALVLLLDQVPRNLHRGTAQAFAGDASALEVAEEAVDRGFDRGLRQKERLFLYLPFEHSETLGAQERSCALIAALDENPDWLQYAVWHKVIIERFGRFPHRNEALGRITTTEEMDFLANDPHASF from the coding sequence ATGAGCCGGATCGAACATGTCCTTGATTTCTGGTTCTCCCCCGAGAATGAGCCTTTCTGGTTTGCAGGCGACAAGCAGTTCGATGATCGTGTCGCGCTACGGCTTGGCGATTTGTCGAGGCTGGCGTTCGCGGGAGCGCTGGACGGTTGGCGTGGCAGCCCGCGCGGTGCCCTGGCCCTGGTGTTGTTGCTGGACCAGGTGCCACGCAACCTTCATCGTGGCACGGCTCAGGCATTTGCTGGCGACGCGTCGGCCTTGGAGGTCGCTGAAGAGGCAGTTGATAGAGGATTCGACCGCGGGTTGCGGCAAAAAGAACGGCTCTTTCTATATCTGCCTTTCGAACATAGTGAGACACTTGGGGCGCAAGAACGTTCCTGTGCCCTGATCGCGGCCTTGGATGAAAACCCCGACTGGCTGCAATACGCTGTCTGGCATAAGGTTATCATTGAGCGGTTTGGGAGATTTCCGCACCGTAACGAAGCGCTAGGACGAATCACGACGACCGAAGAAATGGATTTCCTGGCGAATGATCCCCATGCGTCGTTTTAA
- the wrbA gene encoding NAD(P)H:quinone oxidoreductase translates to MTKVLVLYYSSYGHIETMADAIATGARGVADTEVTIKRVPELVPANIAAQSGMKVEQDAEIAKPHELADYDAIIFGTPTRFGNMASQMRNFLDQTGGLWAKGALVGKVGSAFASTATQHGGQETTLTSFHTTLFHHGMVVVGVPYSVPELGNMTEISGGTPYGATTLAGGDGSRQPSENELAIARAQGRHVAEIAKKLAA, encoded by the coding sequence ATGACGAAGGTTCTGGTTCTCTATTATTCCTCTTACGGCCACATCGAGACGATGGCGGACGCCATCGCGACAGGTGCGCGGGGCGTGGCCGACACCGAAGTGACGATCAAACGTGTGCCCGAGCTTGTTCCGGCGAACATTGCCGCCCAGTCCGGAATGAAAGTCGAGCAGGACGCGGAGATCGCAAAGCCGCATGAGCTGGCGGATTATGACGCGATCATCTTCGGGACACCGACGCGCTTCGGCAATATGGCCTCGCAGATGCGAAACTTCCTCGACCAGACCGGCGGCCTTTGGGCCAAAGGCGCTTTAGTGGGCAAAGTCGGAAGCGCATTCGCGTCGACGGCCACCCAGCACGGCGGCCAGGAGACGACCTTGACATCATTCCATACGACTCTGTTCCATCACGGCATGGTGGTTGTGGGTGTGCCCTACTCAGTTCCGGAGTTAGGAAACATGACGGAAATTTCCGGTGGTACGCCTTACGGTGCGACGACGCTTGCAGGCGGCGATGGATCACGCCAGCCGTCGGAAAACGAACTTGCCATCGCCCGGGCTCAGGGTCGCCATGTGGCCGAGATCGCCAAGAAGCTGGCTGCCTGA
- a CDS encoding PAS domain-containing protein: MASNKRKAVISEKREKARRWPEDARLATLQDFDIFGSEPDVEFEGLAQIAAHLCDAPIGLIVFSDGNRQWIKASVGWSAPALKSAASSGQSILFSQDIQILDDSGKDGTFRKTPFYAADKDLRFYVGVPLLAGDCLPLGMLCVLDYKSRSLKSSQKTALRAVADQVMTLLNRRKDQQRLHSVIDSVPDIFMILASDGTIGFLNDQATTFLGCGKAEGIGRHLVEMPVFKDELALASKFSEVLETPTPTRFEVALKTSGAWLEVATSSAPAGLVIQIRDITDSKRTDFQDATASRALELVSSGATLEEVLDSIARAVDQLMPGVSSSILLLDPDGIHVRHGAAPRLPDSYNKALHGLAIGPRTGSCGTAMYRREPVIVTDIANDPLWEDYKDLAVPHGLRACWSIPVIASNGEVVASFALYWNEPKAPKAADHVMVERYANLVAVAVERHRKDHALKESELRFREIAETIGEVFWISSPKADEIYYVSPLYEKFWGQSCEELYRNPMIWVDAIHEDDRPQVDPAPQEFPNGSYDAQYRVVRPDGSTIWIQDRHFPVYDSQGTLLRVVGVVTDITEQKMAAERLKLQEERYRLAAKIVSDVIWDRDIASNTVWWSDGLPEVFGHDWSDPHTSRQLWREHVHPDDRERVFKELQDLVENDAGFWSMEYRLRRADGKYVNVSNDIVIIRDKNGKAVRMLGCTTDITERKVMEEQVRQSQRLEAVGQITGGVAHDFNNLLTVILSNAEELEENLPPSSSLQALAELTRIAAERGAELISSLLAFSRQQPLNPKPTDVNALISNMANLLRRALGAQISISMRLNGSPAQAMVDSPQLESAILNLCINARDAMPEGGELIIETENVSAASDAVLQKANLQTGDYLLLSVTDNGSGMDAQTLAHAFEPFFTTKEVGKGSGLGLSMVYGFVKQSKGHIDVQSKPAKGTRTRLYFPLAQGDAPQRTHQTRRPRSAAGTERILLVEDDDLVRRNVCSQLTLLGYDVTSVADGHQALRKLEEGRFNLLFTDLVMPGGVSGQKLATEARRLDPALPIIFSSGYSEDAVVGKRGLETGVHLLAKPYRRHQLAETVRKALDTGT; the protein is encoded by the coding sequence TTGGCGAGCAACAAACGTAAAGCAGTTATTTCCGAAAAGAGGGAGAAGGCCCGACGCTGGCCTGAGGACGCGCGGCTCGCAACTTTGCAGGATTTTGACATTTTCGGCTCTGAACCCGATGTCGAGTTCGAAGGTTTGGCCCAAATAGCCGCGCATCTCTGCGATGCGCCGATAGGTTTGATCGTTTTTTCTGACGGCAACCGGCAGTGGATCAAAGCCAGTGTAGGGTGGAGCGCGCCGGCATTGAAGTCAGCCGCGTCCAGCGGACAATCGATACTGTTCAGCCAGGATATCCAGATCCTCGACGATTCCGGTAAAGACGGGACCTTCCGTAAAACGCCGTTCTACGCCGCAGATAAGGACTTGCGGTTTTATGTGGGTGTGCCGCTACTGGCTGGAGATTGTCTCCCGCTCGGGATGCTTTGCGTTTTGGACTACAAGTCCCGAAGCCTGAAAAGTTCTCAAAAAACAGCGCTGCGAGCCGTGGCCGACCAAGTGATGACCTTGCTGAATCGTCGAAAGGATCAGCAGCGATTACATAGTGTCATCGATAGCGTTCCTGACATTTTCATGATCCTTGCGAGCGACGGCACCATTGGCTTCCTGAACGATCAAGCCACCACCTTCCTGGGCTGCGGCAAGGCAGAAGGCATTGGAAGACACCTGGTGGAAATGCCGGTTTTCAAAGATGAGCTGGCGCTCGCTTCTAAGTTTTCCGAAGTGCTGGAGACGCCGACGCCAACACGGTTCGAGGTGGCCCTGAAAACCAGCGGCGCCTGGCTCGAAGTGGCCACCAGCAGCGCGCCTGCGGGTCTTGTGATTCAGATACGCGACATCACAGACAGCAAGCGCACTGATTTTCAGGACGCGACCGCAAGTCGGGCCTTGGAATTGGTTTCTTCCGGCGCCACGCTGGAAGAGGTCCTCGATTCCATCGCCCGGGCGGTCGATCAGCTCATGCCGGGCGTCAGCTCCTCTATATTATTGCTCGACCCCGACGGTATCCATGTCAGACACGGAGCAGCCCCCAGGTTGCCGGATTCCTATAACAAAGCGCTCCATGGGTTAGCCATCGGCCCGCGCACCGGGTCCTGTGGCACTGCCATGTACCGCCGGGAACCGGTGATCGTAACGGATATAGCGAACGATCCACTTTGGGAGGATTACAAGGACTTAGCCGTGCCTCACGGTTTACGGGCTTGCTGGTCCATTCCAGTCATTGCATCGAATGGCGAAGTTGTCGCGTCCTTCGCTCTCTACTGGAACGAGCCGAAAGCGCCGAAAGCCGCCGACCATGTAATGGTAGAGCGCTACGCCAATCTCGTAGCTGTCGCCGTGGAGCGCCACCGCAAGGACCATGCGCTCAAAGAGAGCGAACTGCGGTTTCGCGAGATTGCGGAAACCATAGGTGAGGTGTTTTGGATCAGCAGCCCGAAGGCAGATGAAATTTACTACGTCAGCCCGTTGTATGAAAAGTTCTGGGGCCAAAGCTGCGAAGAGCTGTACCGCAACCCGATGATCTGGGTCGACGCCATCCACGAAGACGACCGGCCGCAGGTCGACCCTGCGCCTCAGGAATTTCCAAATGGCAGCTATGACGCGCAATACCGGGTCGTCAGACCGGACGGTTCAACGATCTGGATTCAGGACCGCCATTTTCCGGTCTACGATTCACAAGGGACACTCCTTCGAGTGGTCGGTGTCGTTACCGACATAACCGAGCAAAAGATGGCTGCCGAGCGACTGAAGCTCCAGGAAGAGCGGTATCGGCTCGCCGCCAAGATTGTCAGCGATGTCATTTGGGATCGGGATATCGCCAGCAACACGGTCTGGTGGAGCGACGGGCTTCCAGAGGTATTCGGTCATGATTGGTCCGATCCCCACACAAGCAGGCAGTTGTGGAGGGAGCACGTTCATCCCGATGATCGCGAGCGCGTTTTCAAGGAGTTGCAAGACTTGGTCGAGAACGACGCCGGGTTCTGGTCCATGGAGTACCGCTTGCGCCGAGCCGACGGAAAGTATGTAAACGTCTCAAACGATATCGTCATTATCCGCGATAAAAACGGCAAGGCGGTTCGGATGCTCGGCTGCACGACCGACATCACCGAACGAAAGGTCATGGAAGAACAGGTTCGTCAGTCCCAACGGCTTGAAGCGGTTGGACAGATCACCGGCGGCGTCGCTCACGATTTCAATAATTTACTGACCGTGATCTTGAGCAACGCCGAAGAACTGGAGGAGAATCTCCCCCCGAGCTCTTCCCTTCAGGCGCTTGCGGAACTGACACGCATTGCCGCGGAGCGAGGCGCAGAACTGATCAGCAGCTTGCTGGCCTTTTCTCGCCAACAACCGCTCAACCCTAAACCAACGGATGTCAATGCTCTCATTTCAAACATGGCGAACCTGCTAAGACGGGCATTGGGCGCACAGATCTCTATTTCCATGCGCCTGAACGGAAGTCCCGCCCAAGCCATGGTCGACAGCCCTCAACTCGAAAGCGCGATTCTGAACCTTTGCATCAACGCCCGAGACGCCATGCCGGAAGGCGGCGAGTTGATCATAGAAACCGAAAACGTTTCTGCCGCATCGGACGCGGTTCTCCAGAAAGCCAACCTACAAACCGGCGACTATCTGCTTCTTTCGGTGACCGATAACGGCTCGGGCATGGACGCGCAAACACTTGCCCATGCCTTCGAACCCTTCTTCACGACCAAGGAAGTCGGGAAGGGCAGCGGTCTGGGTCTCAGTATGGTTTATGGGTTCGTGAAACAATCCAAGGGACACATTGACGTTCAATCAAAACCCGCCAAGGGAACCCGTACAAGGCTCTACTTCCCCCTTGCGCAAGGTGATGCGCCGCAAAGGACGCATCAGACACGCAGGCCCAGAAGTGCTGCGGGGACCGAGAGGATTTTGTTGGTGGAAGATGATGATCTGGTACGCCGAAACGTTTGCAGCCAACTGACGCTGCTGGGCTACGACGTGACCAGTGTTGCCGATGGCCATCAAGCTTTGCGAAAACTCGAGGAAGGTCGCTTCAATCTATTGTTTACGGACTTGGTTATGCCAGGCGGAGTTAGTGGTCAGAAACTTGCCACGGAGGCAAGACGCCTGGACCCGGCACTGCCAATAATCTTTAGCTCGGGGTACTCCGAAGACGCTGTTGTGGGTAAAAGGGGTCTGGAAACCGGCGTTCATTTGCTGGCCAAGCCATATCGCCGCCATCAGCTTGCCGAAACGGTTCGCAAGGCCCTCGACACCGGCACGTAG
- a CDS encoding pirin family protein has product MLDLRSFDTLGRFRNDWLNARHHFSFGSYYDPKRSGLGALLVWNDDTIAPGTGFDLHGHRDMEIITYVRKGAITHRDHLGNTGRTEAGDVQVMSAGKGIQHAEFNLEDEETELFQIWIMPNQQGVEPRWEQRQFPKSSRSAGLVALASGRNGDEDALRIHQDAAVLAASLGNGQTVRHQLTAGRVAYLVPSTGRLTVNGKPVETRDGLAVRGPETLEITAVDDSEVVLVDAPEV; this is encoded by the coding sequence ATGTTAGACCTACGATCTTTCGACACCCTGGGACGTTTCCGGAATGACTGGTTGAACGCTCGGCATCATTTCAGTTTCGGCAGTTATTATGATCCGAAGCGGAGCGGACTTGGCGCATTGCTGGTCTGGAACGATGACACCATCGCCCCCGGCACCGGCTTTGATCTACACGGCCATCGGGACATGGAGATCATCACCTATGTCCGCAAAGGTGCCATCACCCACCGCGACCATCTCGGAAACACGGGACGGACAGAGGCGGGTGATGTCCAGGTCATGTCGGCAGGCAAGGGAATCCAGCATGCCGAGTTCAATCTGGAGGATGAGGAAACAGAACTGTTTCAGATCTGGATCATGCCCAATCAGCAAGGGGTTGAGCCACGTTGGGAACAGCGCCAATTTCCCAAATCCAGTCGATCTGCCGGCCTGGTAGCCCTGGCCTCCGGACGTAACGGGGACGAAGACGCCCTACGGATACACCAGGACGCGGCGGTCCTAGCGGCCAGCTTGGGCAACGGGCAAACGGTTCGTCACCAACTTACGGCCGGCCGCGTTGCTTATCTTGTCCCCTCTACCGGGCGCCTGACCGTTAATGGAAAGCCGGTGGAGACGCGCGATGGCCTGGCCGTACGCGGACCGGAGACTCTCGAGATCACTGCCGTAGACGACAGCGAAGTGGTTCTCGTCGACGCGCCGGAGGTTTGA
- a CDS encoding NAD(P)H-binding protein, with amino-acid sequence MSTQPILIIGSTGKTGSRIGKRLRVRGEVVREGSRQAKLPFDWDRPEGWRAAVAGTKAIYISYFPDLAFPGAAEKIEALTKIAAEAGVQRLVLLSGRGELHAQRCEAIVADSGVAYTLVRCAWFAQNFTEGYLLPHLLGGAIALPAGEMLEPIVDADDIADVAVAALTEEGHAGELYEVTGPRLLSFADAAAEVSSVLGRKIDYRAISLESFRASMVAISGAFIADILTEICRQTLDGRNQFLGDGVQRALGREPRDFADFCRASAAEGFWKAAA; translated from the coding sequence ATGTCCACTCAGCCAATTCTCATTATCGGCTCTACCGGCAAGACCGGCTCTCGTATCGGCAAGCGACTGCGAGTCCGTGGGGAGGTGGTGCGTGAAGGATCGCGCCAAGCCAAGCTACCTTTTGACTGGGACAGGCCGGAGGGGTGGCGCGCTGCTGTTGCCGGCACTAAAGCCATCTACATTTCCTACTTTCCCGACCTCGCGTTCCCGGGCGCGGCGGAAAAGATCGAGGCGCTAACGAAGATTGCCGCCGAAGCGGGCGTCCAACGTCTCGTCCTCCTATCGGGTCGCGGAGAACTGCATGCACAGCGTTGCGAGGCCATCGTTGCGGACAGCGGTGTGGCGTATACCTTGGTTCGGTGCGCGTGGTTTGCTCAGAACTTCACCGAGGGCTATCTGCTCCCGCATCTTCTCGGCGGCGCGATCGCTCTTCCGGCGGGCGAGATGCTTGAGCCAATCGTCGATGCCGACGATATCGCCGATGTAGCAGTCGCTGCCTTAACCGAGGAGGGTCATGCGGGTGAGCTTTATGAAGTGACGGGTCCGCGGTTACTGAGCTTCGCGGACGCCGCAGCCGAGGTCTCTTCTGTCTTGGGGCGCAAGATCGACTACCGCGCAATCTCCCTGGAGTCATTCCGCGCATCCATGGTCGCGATCAGCGGAGCCTTCATTGCCGACATCCTGACGGAGATATGCCGTCAAACACTGGACGGACGGAACCAGTTCCTGGGTGATGGTGTGCAAAGGGCCCTCGGGCGGGAGCCCCGTGACTTCGCGGATTTCTGCCGGGCATCGGCCGCGGAGGGGTTCTGGAAAGCCGCAGCTTGA
- a CDS encoding Flp family type IVb pilin, with translation MRMRALGPALKSTLSRFAGDSSGASLIEYSILIGMIAATVILIIGAVSGFINVRWTNLNAAIT, from the coding sequence ATGCGGATGAGGGCACTTGGACCGGCATTGAAAAGCACGCTGAGTAGGTTTGCCGGTGATTCGAGCGGCGCCTCTTTGATCGAATATTCGATCTTGATCGGGATGATCGCTGCAACGGTGATTCTGATTATTGGAGCGGTTAGCGGCTTTATTAATGTGCGCTGGACGAATTTGAACGCAGCAATTACGTAA
- a CDS encoding LysR family transcriptional regulator, whose amino-acid sequence MNLDRLTEMAVFAAVVDEGSFTGAARALDQSKAVVSKRVASLENALGLRLLNRSTRRLSMTEAGEALYARCRTILDEAEQAEATLRPLAEAPRGLLRLDVPASFGARQIAPLLPAFMHRYPEISIDLTLNDQMINLVESAIDLAIRIGELDDSSLVSRRLAPSRRYLCASPDYLRRRTLPEDPRDLRDHHCLLYRYQASGERWKFRNAKGERRQVTVSGRLRANHGEALLQACEAGLGIGLLPSFMAGTALRQGRLLPILCDWQDEADTAVHAVYPAARNLSPKVRVFIDFLAARFGGRPFWEEGLP is encoded by the coding sequence ATGAATCTCGATCGCCTGACTGAAATGGCAGTTTTTGCCGCTGTCGTCGACGAAGGCAGTTTCACCGGTGCGGCCCGCGCGCTTGACCAATCCAAGGCTGTGGTTTCAAAACGCGTTGCGTCCCTGGAGAATGCCTTGGGGCTCCGCCTGCTCAACCGTAGCACGCGCCGTCTTTCGATGACGGAAGCGGGAGAGGCGCTTTATGCGCGTTGTCGGACCATACTGGACGAGGCCGAGCAGGCTGAGGCGACCCTGAGACCCTTGGCCGAAGCGCCGCGCGGCCTGCTGCGCCTGGACGTTCCGGCTTCTTTTGGCGCGCGCCAGATTGCACCGCTCTTGCCTGCGTTCATGCATCGCTATCCGGAAATCTCCATCGATCTCACGTTGAACGATCAGATGATAAACTTGGTAGAGTCCGCGATCGACCTGGCAATCCGGATCGGCGAATTGGACGACTCCAGTCTCGTGTCGCGCCGCCTGGCGCCCAGTCGTCGATATCTCTGCGCCAGTCCCGATTACCTCCGGCGCAGGACCTTGCCGGAGGATCCGCGCGACCTGCGGGATCATCATTGCTTGCTATATAGGTACCAGGCCTCCGGCGAGCGCTGGAAGTTTCGGAACGCAAAGGGCGAGCGGCGGCAGGTAACGGTTTCAGGCCGTCTTCGGGCGAATCACGGCGAAGCGTTGTTGCAGGCCTGCGAAGCCGGGTTGGGTATTGGACTGCTGCCCAGCTTCATGGCGGGAACCGCTCTGCGCCAGGGGCGCTTGCTTCCAATCCTCTGCGACTGGCAGGATGAAGCCGACACGGCTGTTCATGCGGTGTATCCAGCAGCCCGCAACCTCTCTCCGAAGGTCCGGGTATTTATTGATTTCCTCGCCGCGCGGTTTGGTGGCAGGCCCTTTTGGGAAGAAGGATTGCCATGA
- a CDS encoding TetR/AcrR family transcriptional regulator yields MSSKIGDTQTRILASTWELLENARGKEVRMADIAKHAKVSRQALYLHFPSRRDLLIATTHYIDKMKDVDARLAASRSAKNGRDRLNAFIEAWGNYIPEIHGLARELMAMSDRDEAAKLAWNERMTALRQGCHAAVMALRRDGCLSPEHTVETATDILCALVSVRNWEYFTIDRNWSQRTYVTKMKTVAKQLLVGQASPELP; encoded by the coding sequence GTGTCAAGTAAAATTGGCGATACGCAAACCAGAATTTTGGCTTCAACCTGGGAACTCCTTGAAAATGCGAGAGGAAAAGAAGTGCGTATGGCCGATATTGCCAAGCACGCAAAGGTCAGCCGTCAGGCCCTTTATCTCCATTTTCCCTCGCGCAGAGACCTCTTGATCGCGACAACGCACTACATCGACAAGATGAAGGACGTGGACGCCAGGTTAGCCGCCAGCCGCTCGGCGAAGAACGGGCGGGATCGGCTCAATGCCTTTATCGAGGCCTGGGGAAACTATATTCCCGAAATTCACGGTCTCGCGCGGGAGTTAATGGCCATGAGCGACAGGGATGAGGCCGCCAAACTTGCCTGGAACGAGCGAATGACTGCCCTGCGCCAAGGATGCCATGCCGCGGTGATGGCTTTGCGCCGGGATGGGTGCCTCTCTCCTGAGCACACTGTCGAGACGGCAACGGATATTCTTTGCGCGCTGGTCTCGGTGAGAAACTGGGAGTACTTCACGATTGACCGCAATTGGTCTCAACGAACCTACGTCACGAAGATGAAGACCGTCGCCAAACAACTTCTCGTCGGTCAGGCATCACCCGAGTTACCCTGA